TCAAACCAGAACAAAGACATCTGGGTCAAGACCTTTCCCTTTCCTGGAATGGGGGTAGGGATAATTACGTCAAATGCAGATATCCTGTCTGTAGCCACTATGAGAAGTGTGTCATCGTCCACTTCATAAATATCTCTGACTTTGCCCCTCGATTTCAATTTTAGCCCTTCGATATTTGTCTCAAATACTGCATTACTCATGCTTTAATCCCTCCATATATATAAAAATCTCTACGCTCTCTGGCCTTGAGCTCTTTGGTTTAAAGACACGAACCTTCTTAAACGCAGCCATACACTCTTTTCTAAAGGCTGCAAAGTCTGCCCCCTGGAAGATTTTCAAAAAAAGGCGGCCATTTTCCTTCAAGACTACCTTTGCAATCTCCAGTGCTGTAGTGGCAAGCTCCACAGAACGATAATGATCTACATCCTTTCTTCCTGTTGTCTTTGGGGCCATATCGCTGAGTACACAATCAAAATATCCATATTTTTCAAGGATTTCATTTGGTGAAATCTCTCTACAATCTGCTGTGAGGCGTGTAACATTTGGTAGATCAACCTTCAAGGGATGCAGATCTATTGCAATTACCTTTCCATTCCTCCCCACTACGGATGCTGCAAACTTTGTCCATGAACCCGGACTTGCTCC
The genomic region above belongs to Dissulfuribacter thermophilus and contains:
- a CDS encoding RlmE family RNA methyltransferase, producing MKKVRDHYFNKAKQEGFPARSVYKLKEAQRRFKLLSSGMKVLDLGASPGSWTKFAASVVGRNGKVIAIDLHPLKVDLPNVTRLTADCREISPNEILEKYGYFDCVLSDMAPKTTGRKDVDHYRSVELATTALEIAKVVLKENGRLFLKIFQGADFAAFRKECMAAFKKVRVFKPKSSRPESVEIFIYMEGLKHE